Proteins co-encoded in one Montipora capricornis isolate CH-2021 chromosome 12, ASM3666992v2, whole genome shotgun sequence genomic window:
- the LOC138026462 gene encoding ribosome biogenesis protein NOP53-like, with protein sequence MAATTKRKKVSKKSKKSWKKHSDIKDVEESLVEARREERTDGPPSEKPDESLFFFEKETKEIPKSGKSKVRSRKRKPLMVDQLLLPASKIKPITNKKRKIQGKKTQIDSLSDSSDSDVESEKKRRTYTVRENKTQATQWFDLWQKEDAQNGDEHFLRTTGRKRIKKPKTINRKTSDLEAIEVCVPGASYNPTFEDHQSLLETAHHVESKKVEKMKKLDRKLQLLTPEQAANLPTWTEEMSQGLFAEDSKDEDERESDTNEGVCVVPVRAVDAKTKRQRRKQKEHWEREKRFETAKKEKIRQNEIFRLKTFKKEIRMAEQKVDERRRKKQERKKELDTKPKRLSRHRYEAPNIELKLSEEITGNLRTLKQEGNLFRDRFKSLQRRNIVEARKLVKPHRRYKKKIYTRRSCDTPCIKEL encoded by the exons ATGGCTGCAACCACGAAGCGAAAAAAGGTTagcaaaaaaagcaagaaaagctgGAAAAAGCACTCAGATATCAAAGATGTAGAGGAAAGCCTTGTAGAAGCAAGGCGGGAAGAAAGAACCGA TGGGCCTCCTTCAGAAAAGCCTGATgaaagtctgtttttttttgaaaaggaaaccaaGGAAATTCCAAAATCTG GTAAATCGAAAGTGAGATCAAGGAAAAGAAAGCCTTTAATGGTTGATCAGCTTCTTCTTCCAGCAAGCAAGATAAAACCTattacaaacaagaaaagaaagattcaaggaaagaaaacacaaattGACAGTTTGAGCGACTCGTCAGATTCAGACGTTGAATcagagaaaaaaagaaggacATACACTGTCAGAGAAAATAAAACCCAAGCAACACAATGGTTTGATTTGTGGCAAAAAGAAG ATGCTCAGAATGGAGATGAACATTTCCTGAGGACAACAGGAAGAAAAAGGATTAAG AAACCAAAAACCATCAATCGGAAGACGTCAGATTTGGAAGCCATTGAGGTTTGTGTTCCTGGAGCTTCATATAACCCAACATTTGAGGATCATCAG TCCTTGCTTGAAACTGCTCATCATGTGGAGTCAAAGAAAgtggaaaaaatgaagaaattagACAGAAAACTCCAGTTATTGACTCCAGAACAAGCTGCCAATCTG CCGACATGGACAGAGGAAATGAGTCAAGGACTTTTTGCTGAAGATAGCAAGGACGAAGATGAAAGGGAGAGTGATACCAATGAAGGTGTATGTGTTGTACCTGTCAGAGCTGTGGATGCAAAGAcaaaaagacagagaaggaaacAGAAAGAACACTGGGAACGG GAAAAGAGATTTGAAACtgcaaagaaagagaaaattagGCAGAATGAGATCTTTAG AttaaaaacctttaaaaaagaaataagaatGGCTGAACAGAAAGTGGATGAAAGAAGGCGAAAGAAACAAGAGAGGAAAAAGGAGTTAGACACAAAACCCAAAAGGCTGAGTAGACATCG ATATGAAGCACCAAATATTGAACTTAAATTAAGTGAAGAGATTACTGGAAATCTTCGCACCCTCAAG CAAGAAGGAAATTTGTTCAGAGATAGATTCAAGAGTCTTCAGAGAAGGAATATTGTTGAAGCAAGGAAACTCGTGAA
- the LOC138025745 gene encoding uncharacterized protein, whose product MVQGFNKDQLSDLCAERGIEWKFTTPASPHQNGCTEALVKTCKGVLKRAIVEQTLTLLERYTCLLEVANLENQRPIGRVPTDPDDGTYLCPNDVLLGRATSHIPQGPFQATRNPRWRVEFIQRIVDSFWKRWGRDVFPSLVPRKKWRVERRNLQVGDVVTVADENAVHGKWIMGKIVDVFPGSYGRIRNVKVKTPKGVYSRPITKIAVIYPVEGYAD is encoded by the coding sequence ATGGTTCAAGGTTTCAACAAAGACCAACTGAGTGATCTCTGCGCAGAGAGAGGGATAGAATGGAAATTCACAACCCCTGCATCCCCACACCAAAACGGATGCACGGAAGCTCTTGTCAAGACGTGCAAAGGTGTTTTAAAAAGAGCAATAGTCGAACAAACCCTAACGCTGTTGGAACGGTACACCTGCTTGCTAGAGGTGGCGAATTTGGAGAACCAGCGTCCCATTGGCCGAGTACCTACTGATCCGGACGATGGAACTTATTTATGTCCAAATGATGTGTTGTTAGGCCGCGCAACATCACACATACCTCAAGGTCCTTTCCAAGCCACCAGAAATCCTCGGTGGAGAGTGGAATTTATTCAAAGAATCGTTGATTCTTTCTGGAAACGATGGGGCCGAGATGTATTTCCCTCTCTAGTACCCCGCAAAAAGTGGCGAGTAGAACGTCGAAACCTCCAAGTTGGCGACGTGGTCACAGTGGCAGATGAGAATGCTGTTCATGGAAAATGGATCATGGGAAAGATTGTTGATGTGTTCCCAGGTTCTTATGGAAGAATCCGCAACGTCAAAGTAAAGACCCCCAAAGGCGTTTACAGTCGCCCTATTACAAAGATTGCAGTGATTTACCCTGTTGAAGGCTATGCAGACTAG
- the LOC138025746 gene encoding uncharacterized protein gives MDDICNSVDDVESAKKLTGNIDTILSKGGFSVKEWTSSEDLTKGLNRDDSDETVLQVDGEEDEGKVLGVFWKHKTDELRFKVRDDMLVPVESSSCDQNTLTTRKIMSKVAQIYDPIGLASALIIRAKIGLQNLWQTGADWDDKLPSEAQEHWKALFQEITKLNQVSFQRSLLAIGASEEPMLCVFSDASEEAFGASAYIRQRGEDKYMVNLIAAKSRVAPLKRLSIPRLELQAGVLASRLARTIQEEARIKFGDVVFFTDSMIVLAWIHSQSRSIKPFVSARVGDIQNNSDPKRWRHIPGELNVTDNVSSGISVEELNQRWRNGPEFLRLPESEWPQEVSQVLPKKEDMEYRQVKVVGAVKVTKVCEAIDAQRFSNWRKLIRVTAFIRRLAQRVKLKRSEEQLPNGPLTPTELYEAETLWIKEAQQDLHKRLAKGEFDGPSPFLDDKGVIRVGGGVDNAVMTYETRHPALLPYEHAISLLIARHTHQHGHSGVASTTAKIRTRFWILKATKPVKSVKSKCTFCREMTQRVETQLMADLPSLRLLPFTPPFHVSSCDYFGPFKVKIGRNKTAKHYGVIFTCLNTRAVHLEMAVDCPTMDFLQVLRRFFSIRGYPKLMLSDNGSQISN, from the coding sequence ATGGACGATATCTGCAACTCTGTAGATGATGTTGAATCAGCTAAGAAGCTTACTGGAAACATTGACACCATTTTGTCAAAAGGAGGTTTTTCGGTGAAGGAGTGGACCTCAAGTGAAGACCTTACAAAGGGCCTCAATAGAGACGACTCAGACGAAACAGTATTACAGGTAGATGGAGAAGAGGACGAAGGCAAAGTCCTCGGGGTCTTTTGGAAACACAAAACTGATGAACTGCGTTTCAAGGTGCGTGACGATATGCTTGTACCAGTGGAGAGCTCATCCTGTGACCAAAATACATTAACCACGAGGAAGATAATGAGTAAGGTGGCGCAGATTTATGATCCTATCGGACTAGCATCGGCACTCATCATTAGAGCAAAAATTGGCCTCCAGAACTTGTGGCAGACAGGGGCTGACTGGGACGACAAGCTACCAAGTGAAGCTCAAGAGCATTGGAAAGCGTTATTCCAGGAGATAACAAAGCTCAATCAAGTGTCCTTCCAAAGAAGTCTGTTGGCGATCGGCGCAAGTGAAGAGCCAATGCTATGCGTATTTTCTGATGCGTCAGAAGAAGCCTTCGGAGCAAGTGCCTACATACGACAAAGAGGAGAAGATAAGTACATGGTCAATCTTATTGCAGCCAAGTCCAGAGTTGCTCCACTGAAACGCCTATCAATCCCACGTCTAGAACTGCAAGCTGGAGTACTCGCTTCCCGTTTGGCGAGGACAATTCAAGAGGAAGCTCGAATCAAGTTTGGAGATGTTGTGTTCTTCACTGATAGTATGATTGTGCTTGCATGGATTCATAGCCAGTCAAGAAGCATCAAACCTTTCGTATCTGCAAGGGTTGGGGATATTCAAAATAATTCAGACCCGAAAAGATGGAGACACATCCCAGGAGAATTGAATGTAACAGACAACGTGTCCAGTGGTATATCAGTGGAAGAGTTAAATCAGAGATGGCGCAATGGACCAGAGTTCCTTCGACTACCAGAATCAGAGTGGCCCCAAGAAGTATCCCAGGTGCTCCCCAAGAAAGAGGACATGGAGTATCGCCAGGTGAAGGTTGTCGGTGCAGTGAAAGTTACAAAAGTCTGCGAAGCTATCGACGCGCAACGGTTTTCAAACTGGAGGAAGCTAATCAGAGTAACTGCATTTATCAGAAGACTCGCTCAAAGAGTTAAGCTGAAACGTAGTGAAGAACAGCTGCCAAATGGTCCTCTCACACCCACTGAATTATATGAAGCTGAAACACTGTGGATCAAAGAAGCGCAACAGGATCTACACAAGAGACTTGCAAAGGGAGAATTCGACGGACCTAGTCCATTCCTAGATGACAAAGGAGTTATAAGAGTTGGCGGAGGAGTGGACAACGCTGTGATGACATATGAAACACGACACCCTGCCCTTCTTCCGTACGAGCACGCTATTTCACTATTGATAGCCAGACATACACATCAGCATGGTCACAGCGGCGTAGCAAGCACGACAGCGAAGATCCGAACCAGGTTCTGGATCCTGAAAGCAACGAAGCCAGTAAAATCGGTAAAGTCCAAGTGTACTTTTTGCCGAGAGATGACGCAAAGAGTTGAAACTCAACTGATGGCAGATCTACCATCACTTCGACTTTTGCCATTCACACCGCCCTTTCATGTTTCATCATGCGATTACTTTGGTCCATTCAAAGTCAAGATCGGCCGAAACAAAACAGCAAAGCATTACGGGGTAATATTCACATGCTTGAATACCAGGGCTGTTCATCTTGAGATGGCTGTCGACTGCCCCACCATGGACTTTTTACAAGTCTTGCGACGTTTCTTCTCCATCCGTGGCTACCCGAAATTAATGCTGAGCGATAACGGATCTCAAATCTCAAATTAA